One Vicinamibacterales bacterium genomic region harbors:
- a CDS encoding alpha/beta hydrolase-fold protein — protein MMHLRMRLLTGALVALSAGLAAAGRTDAQAPPRGVRVEISFSKNARSQPVTGMVYLAISRTNQTAPIQQADPEGAPLFSAFVDNLAPGAPVIFTRENRGHPIASLAGIPAGEYWVQPFVNVYTRFPRADGHTVWMHMDQWEGQNWKRSPGNLYGDPVRMRIDPRSPAPIRLVADKVIPPVAVPADTAMVKRIKMQSQVLTKWWGQPMFLGATILLPKGYDAHPDVRYPVNYIQGHFSLRAPGGFGSGGEFDQLWMAETTPRFIYVTLQHPSPYYDDSYGVNSENNGPYGEAIMQELLPAIETQFRVIRQPWARMLSGGSTGGWIALAHQVFYPAFYGGAFASCPDAVDFNYHQIVNVYKDANAYFIEHDWMKVDRPTRRQPDGNVVSMMKDENRYELVVGDRSRSGGQWDIWEATYSPVGRDGYPMRIWDKQTGAIDRAVAEKWKKYDLLEVLKTGWATLGPNVAHKLNAYTGDMDSYYLNNALENLHAFLQKTENPKWTGEIVFQRRAPHCWGPRPAELIEKMTRQIEKYAPPGSDLKGWRY, from the coding sequence ATGATGCACCTTCGCATGCGGCTCCTGACCGGCGCGCTCGTCGCGCTGTCCGCCGGACTCGCCGCCGCCGGCCGCACGGACGCGCAGGCGCCGCCCCGCGGCGTGCGCGTCGAGATCTCGTTCTCGAAGAACGCGCGATCGCAGCCGGTCACCGGCATGGTGTATCTCGCCATCAGCCGGACGAACCAGACCGCGCCGATCCAGCAGGCCGATCCCGAGGGGGCGCCGCTGTTCTCGGCGTTCGTCGACAACCTGGCGCCGGGCGCGCCGGTGATATTCACCCGCGAGAACCGCGGGCACCCGATCGCGAGCCTGGCCGGCATTCCCGCCGGCGAGTACTGGGTGCAGCCGTTCGTGAACGTCTACACGCGCTTTCCGCGCGCCGACGGCCACACGGTGTGGATGCACATGGACCAGTGGGAAGGGCAGAACTGGAAGCGATCGCCAGGCAACCTCTACGGCGACCCGGTGCGCATGCGCATCGATCCGCGTTCCCCCGCTCCGATCCGTCTGGTCGCCGACAAAGTGATCCCTCCCGTCGCCGTCCCGGCCGATACCGCCATGGTGAAGCGGATCAAGATGCAGAGCCAGGTGCTGACCAAGTGGTGGGGGCAGCCGATGTTTCTCGGCGCGACGATCCTGCTGCCGAAGGGGTACGACGCGCATCCCGACGTCAGGTACCCGGTCAACTACATCCAGGGGCACTTCTCGCTGCGCGCGCCGGGCGGATTCGGCTCCGGAGGAGAGTTCGACCAGCTGTGGATGGCGGAGACGACGCCGCGGTTCATCTACGTGACGCTGCAGCACCCCTCCCCGTACTACGACGATTCCTACGGCGTGAACTCGGAGAACAACGGGCCGTACGGCGAAGCCATCATGCAGGAGCTGCTGCCGGCGATCGAGACGCAGTTCCGCGTCATCCGGCAGCCGTGGGCGCGCATGCTGTCGGGCGGATCGACCGGCGGCTGGATCGCGCTCGCGCACCAGGTGTTCTATCCGGCGTTCTACGGCGGCGCCTTCGCCAGCTGCCCCGACGCGGTCGACTTCAACTACCACCAGATCGTCAACGTCTACAAGGATGCCAACGCCTACTTCATCGAGCACGACTGGATGAAGGTCGATCGGCCGACGCGCCGCCAGCCGGACGGCAACGTCGTCTCGATGATGAAAGACGAGAACCGCTACGAACTGGTCGTCGGCGACCGGTCACGCTCGGGCGGACAGTGGGACATCTGGGAGGCGACCTACTCCCCGGTCGGCAGGGACGGCTATCCGATGCGGATCTGGGACAAGCAGACCGGCGCGATCGACCGGGCCGTGGCGGAGAAATGGAAGAAGTACGACCTGCTCGAGGTGCTGAAGACCGGCTGGGCGACGCTGGGCCCGAACGTGGCGCACAAGCTGAACGCCTACACGGGCGACATGGACTCGTACTATCTGAACAACGCGCTGGAGAACCTCCACGCGTTCCTGCAGAAGACGGAAAACCCGAAGTGGACCGGCGAGATCGTGTTCCAGCGCCGCGCCCCCCACTGCTGGGGCCCGCGGCCGGCGGAACTCATCGAGAAGATGACCAGGCAAATCGAAAAGTACGCGCCACCCGGGAGTGACCTCAAGGGGTGGCGCTACTGA
- a CDS encoding glutaminyl-peptide cyclotransferase, whose amino-acid sequence MVRSAGLLLLMGTIGFLPGQRRGGAEGPGGPVPTYGYEVVRSFPHDRGAFTQGLFIRNGFFYEGTGMTGQSGIRKVKIETGEVLQARALASQYFGEGIVEWKGSIVQLTWQHGIGFVYDAETFAPQRTFTYRGEGWGLTHDGARLIMSDGSAQLRFLDPATLKETGRLTVRDRRGPVAQLNELEFVKGEIFANVWGTDRIVRISPADGKVTGWIDLAGLLTRSERAEADVLNGIAYDAAADRLFVTGKWWPRVFEIKLIRR is encoded by the coding sequence ATGGTTCGCAGCGCAGGACTGCTTCTGCTGATGGGCACGATTGGCTTTCTCCCGGGGCAGCGCCGCGGCGGCGCCGAGGGTCCCGGCGGCCCGGTGCCGACCTACGGCTACGAAGTGGTGAGGTCGTTCCCGCACGATCGCGGCGCGTTCACGCAGGGGCTGTTCATCCGCAACGGGTTCTTCTACGAAGGCACCGGGATGACCGGGCAATCCGGCATCCGCAAGGTGAAGATCGAGACCGGCGAAGTGCTGCAGGCGCGGGCGCTGGCCTCGCAGTACTTCGGCGAAGGCATCGTCGAATGGAAAGGCTCGATCGTGCAGCTCACGTGGCAGCACGGCATCGGCTTCGTGTACGACGCCGAGACGTTCGCGCCGCAGCGCACGTTCACTTACCGCGGCGAGGGCTGGGGCCTCACCCACGACGGCGCGCGCCTGATCATGAGCGACGGATCGGCGCAGCTCCGCTTTCTCGATCCGGCGACGCTGAAAGAGACCGGCCGCCTGACCGTCCGCGATCGGCGCGGCCCGGTCGCCCAGCTGAACGAGCTGGAGTTCGTCAAGGGGGAGATCTTCGCCAACGTCTGGGGCACCGATCGGATCGTCCGGATCTCGCCGGCGGACGGGAAGGTCACCGGCTGGATCGATCTCGCGGGCCTGCTGACGCGCAGCGAGCGCGCCGAGGCCGACGTCCTGAACGGCATCGCCTACGATGCGGCCGCCGATCGCCTCTTCGTCACCGGCAAGTGGTGGCCGAGAGTGTTCGAGATCAAGCTGATCCGCCGCTGA
- a CDS encoding AI-2E family transporter — protein sequence MRTDRLRVDVTGRTFLKAVITAALVWAWLYLWKWVLLFVVAVFIAVGLDPIVGWLEARRVKRAYGSVLVVGAIAALLLAFAWRAGAQLLEQGRMLGERIDEIQAEVSRRAPEGLLQMLPQPGSEPSEQTRSSDAPQPAGSGGQFASYASRLGRAIVNGVLAVGVALVLTVYLLIDGRRTYEWLVAFAPGPQRPRVRRTARAARDAVVGYVRGNVATSVLAGICAYVFLRIVGVPAALLLALLTGIFDFIPVLGIFLTAIPMVLLALTVSAGAAIATLVFNVIYNVVENYYVAPKVYGNQMRLSSLAVVLAFAVGAELGGVVGALVALPFAAMYPAVESLWLARRLGPEVARDHRRIEQSDEH from the coding sequence ATGCGCACCGACCGCCTTCGCGTGGACGTGACCGGCCGCACCTTCCTGAAGGCGGTCATCACCGCCGCACTGGTGTGGGCCTGGCTGTACCTCTGGAAATGGGTCCTCCTCTTCGTCGTCGCCGTGTTCATCGCGGTCGGGCTGGATCCGATCGTCGGCTGGCTGGAAGCGCGGCGCGTGAAGCGCGCGTACGGTTCGGTGCTGGTGGTCGGGGCGATTGCCGCGCTGCTGCTCGCATTCGCCTGGCGCGCCGGCGCGCAGTTGCTGGAACAGGGGCGCATGCTCGGCGAGCGCATCGACGAGATCCAGGCGGAAGTCAGCCGCCGCGCGCCGGAGGGGCTGCTGCAGATGCTGCCGCAACCGGGATCGGAGCCGTCGGAGCAGACACGGTCTTCTGACGCGCCACAACCAGCGGGCTCCGGCGGGCAGTTCGCCAGCTACGCGTCGCGGCTGGGGCGCGCCATCGTCAACGGCGTGCTGGCCGTCGGCGTCGCGCTGGTGCTGACGGTATACCTGCTGATCGACGGCCGGCGGACGTACGAATGGCTCGTCGCGTTTGCGCCGGGGCCGCAGCGGCCGCGCGTGCGCCGGACGGCGCGCGCCGCGCGCGACGCGGTGGTCGGCTACGTCCGCGGGAACGTCGCCACATCCGTTCTGGCGGGCATCTGCGCCTACGTGTTCCTGCGGATCGTCGGCGTCCCGGCGGCGCTGCTGCTGGCGCTGCTCACCGGCATCTTCGATTTCATTCCGGTGCTCGGGATCTTTCTCACCGCGATTCCGATGGTGCTGCTGGCGCTCACCGTCTCCGCCGGCGCGGCAATCGCCACCCTGGTGTTCAACGTGATCTACAACGTCGTCGAAAACTACTACGTCGCGCCGAAGGTCTACGGCAACCAGATGCGCCTGTCCTCACTGGCCGTCGTCCTCGCCTTCGCGGTGGGGGCCGAGCTCGGAGGCGTCGTGGGGGCGCTGGTCGCGCTGCCGTTCGCGGCGATGTATCCGGCGGTCGAGAGCCTCTGGCTGGCGCGCCGCCTCGGCCCCGAGGTCGCGCGCGATCACCGCCGCATCGAGCAGAGCGACGAGCACTGA
- a CDS encoding alpha/beta fold hydrolase — translation MAPVRDRWTDTSRGRMGWLEAGEGWPVILLHGFPLHAGMWRAQLEAVPAGWRFVAPHLRGFGAGPPLDRAVSMDEYARDVAALMDAIEIERAAIGGLSMGGYVTFALFRQEPARFTAMVLADTRAQADTPPEREGRQQLRAVAAEHGGRGVADRMLPKLLRPDATAEQTRMVRAWIESADAASLDAAIVALIERPDSTADLARVRVPALVVVGDADTVTPIAHAETMQRAIARSTLVVVPDAGHLSNVEQPALFSRALADFLGSAL, via the coding sequence ATGGCTCCAGTACGCGATCGATGGACGGACACCTCACGCGGACGGATGGGTTGGCTCGAGGCGGGCGAAGGCTGGCCGGTGATACTGCTGCACGGGTTTCCCCTGCACGCCGGCATGTGGCGCGCGCAGCTCGAAGCGGTCCCCGCCGGCTGGCGCTTCGTCGCGCCCCACCTTCGGGGGTTCGGCGCCGGGCCGCCGCTCGATCGCGCGGTCAGCATGGATGAGTATGCGCGCGACGTCGCCGCGCTCATGGACGCCATCGAGATCGAGCGCGCGGCGATCGGCGGACTGTCGATGGGCGGCTACGTCACCTTCGCGCTGTTCCGGCAGGAGCCGGCGCGGTTCACCGCAATGGTCCTGGCCGATACGCGCGCGCAGGCCGACACGCCGCCCGAACGCGAGGGGCGGCAGCAACTCCGCGCCGTGGCCGCGGAGCATGGGGGGCGCGGCGTGGCGGACCGGATGCTGCCGAAGCTCTTGAGACCGGACGCCACGGCCGAACAGACGCGGATGGTGCGCGCCTGGATCGAGTCGGCGGACGCGGCGTCGCTGGATGCGGCGATCGTGGCGCTGATCGAACGGCCCGATTCGACGGCCGACCTCGCCCGCGTCCGCGTGCCGGCGCTGGTGGTCGTCGGGGACGCCGATACCGTGACGCCGATCGCACATGCCGAGACGATGCAGCGGGCGATCGCGCGCTCCACGCTCGTCGTCGTCCCGGACGCGGGACACCTGTCGAACGTCGAGCAGCCAGCCCTGTTTTCCCGCGCGCTCGCCGACTTCCTCGGCTCCGCGCTATGA
- a CDS encoding DUF547 domain-containing protein: MRRAAVPFLGIILSAALLTAQQFTPAPGAELLHRPLDQILDVYVRDGLVYYRALKSERGRLDRYIASLSVPAATYLGWSKGQQMAFWVNAYNAFVLKTVIDNYPLRSTIRQIPGAFDKTTFRAAGRAVTLDQIEKTILPEFKEPRLYLALGRGAVGGGRLRSEAYTAARLETQLAELQAEFVANRHLYRFDRLTNEISITPILSWRETEFVAAYDKADPIFAQRSPIERAIIAFITPHLLPMEKEQIKQNQFRIVFHEMDWRLNDLTGGSRLE; encoded by the coding sequence ATGCGTCGCGCCGCCGTACCGTTCCTGGGAATCATCCTCTCCGCCGCGCTGCTGACCGCACAGCAGTTCACCCCCGCGCCCGGTGCCGAGCTGCTGCACCGGCCGCTCGATCAGATCCTCGACGTCTACGTCCGGGACGGGCTGGTCTATTACCGCGCGCTCAAGAGCGAACGCGGGCGGCTCGATCGCTACATCGCGTCGCTGAGCGTCCCGGCGGCCACCTACCTGGGCTGGTCGAAGGGGCAGCAGATGGCGTTCTGGGTGAACGCCTACAACGCGTTCGTGTTGAAGACGGTGATCGACAACTACCCGCTGCGCAGTACCATCCGCCAGATTCCCGGGGCGTTCGACAAGACGACGTTCCGCGCCGCCGGGCGCGCGGTGACGCTCGATCAGATCGAGAAGACGATCCTGCCGGAGTTCAAGGAGCCGCGGCTGTACCTGGCGCTCGGGCGCGGCGCCGTCGGCGGCGGCCGGCTGCGCAGCGAGGCCTACACGGCGGCGCGGCTCGAGACGCAGCTCGCCGAACTCCAGGCCGAGTTCGTCGCCAACCGTCACCTCTACCGCTTCGATCGCCTGACGAACGAAATCTCGATCACGCCGATCCTGAGCTGGCGCGAGACGGAGTTCGTCGCGGCCTACGACAAAGCCGATCCGATCTTCGCCCAGCGCTCGCCAATCGAGCGCGCGATCATCGCCTTCATCACCCCGCACCTGCTGCCGATGGAGAAGGAGCAGATCAAACAGAACCAGTTCCGCATCGTCTTTCACGAGATGGACTGGCGGCTCAACGATCTCACCGGCGGCAGCAGACTCGAATAG
- a CDS encoding SDR family oxidoreductase: protein MDLGLTDKVAIVTGSSRGLGLASARALVAEGCRVCLCARGAEQLAEAALEVEAAAKRPNMIATVQADVSTPAGIEMVMARTIETFGGLDVLVNNVGRAAGSDLLGTTDAEWQAAFDETLFPAIRASRLAVPHMKARGGGAIIMIASIYGREAGGRMTYNAVKAAEISLAKALAAQLAPVNIRVNSVAPGSIMFKGGSWHKRQQADPAAIADMIARELPFGRFGRPDEVAAVVAFLASHKASWISGASIVVDGCQSRSNI, encoded by the coding sequence ATGGATCTCGGACTCACCGACAAAGTGGCGATTGTGACCGGCTCGAGCCGCGGGCTCGGGCTGGCGAGCGCTCGGGCGCTGGTGGCGGAAGGGTGCCGCGTCTGCCTGTGCGCCCGCGGCGCCGAGCAGCTCGCCGAAGCGGCGCTCGAAGTGGAGGCCGCGGCGAAGCGCCCGAACATGATCGCCACCGTGCAGGCCGACGTGTCGACGCCGGCGGGGATCGAGATGGTGATGGCGCGCACGATCGAGACCTTCGGCGGCCTCGACGTCCTCGTCAACAACGTCGGGCGCGCCGCCGGATCCGATCTGCTCGGCACCACCGACGCCGAGTGGCAGGCGGCGTTCGACGAGACGCTGTTTCCGGCGATCCGCGCCTCGCGCCTGGCGGTGCCGCACATGAAGGCCCGCGGCGGCGGCGCGATCATCATGATCGCGTCCATCTACGGCCGCGAGGCCGGCGGACGCATGACCTACAACGCGGTCAAGGCGGCGGAAATCAGCCTCGCGAAGGCGCTCGCCGCCCAGCTCGCGCCGGTGAACATCCGCGTCAACAGCGTCGCGCCCGGGTCGATCATGTTCAAGGGGGGGTCCTGGCACAAGCGGCAGCAGGCCGACCCGGCCGCCATCGCCGACATGATCGCGCGCGAGCTGCCGTTCGGCCGCTTCGGCCGCCCCGACGAAGTCGCCGCCGTCGTCGCCTTCCTCGCCTCGCACAAGGCAAGCTGGATCAGCGGCGCGTCGATCGTCGTGGACGGCTGTCAGAGCCGGAGCAACATCTAG